The following coding sequences lie in one Cannabis sativa cultivar Pink pepper isolate KNU-18-1 chromosome 5, ASM2916894v1, whole genome shotgun sequence genomic window:
- the LOC115715972 gene encoding serine/threonine-protein kinase BSK2 has protein sequence MGCFQSKTTHLHSPDNPTAQPDPADENQVEEEDRTPVFKEYGLSELRKATNGFSTNYIVSESGEKAPNVVYRGKLQNNRLVAVKRFSKQSWPDAQQFVAEAAGVGKVRHTRLVNLIGCCAEGDERLLVAEYMPNDTLSKHLFHWEKQPLPWEMRVRVAYYIAQALDHCNAENWKIYHDLNAYRVLFDEDGDPRLSSFGLMKNSRDGKSYSTNLAYTPPEFLRTGRVIPESVIYSYGTVLLDLLSGKHIPPSHALDLIRGKSVLCLIDSSLEGQYENDDATKLVELASKCLQSEARDRPDTKFLLTSVAPLQKQKEVASHVLMGLPKNMILLPTMLSPLGKACARMDLTAIHDILLKTGYKDEEGAENELSFQEWTQQVQDMLNTKRFGDIAFRDKDFKSAIEYYSKLVAMMAAPSATVFARRAFSYLMNDQAELALRDAMQAQVCIPEWPTAFYLQALALSKLGMETDAQDMLNDGANFETKRQNSWRS, from the exons ATGGGTTGTTTTCAGTCTAAGACTACTCACCTCCATTCCCCTGATAACCCCACTGCTCAGCCCGACCCAG cTGATGAGAATCAAGTTGAGGAAGAGGATCGAACTCCGGTGTTTAAAGAGTATGGTCTTAGCGAGCTTCGAAAGGCTACAAATGGGTTTAGTACTAACTATATTGTCTCTGAGAGTGGTGAGAAAGCTCCCAATGTGGTTTATAGAGGGAAGCTTCAGAATAATCGATTGGTAGCTGTTAAACGCTTCTCCAAGCAATCGTGGCCTGATGCTCAACAATTCGTG GCTGAGGCAGCAGGAGTTGGGAAGGTGAGGCATACGAGATTAGTGAATTTGATTGGTTGCTGTGCTGAAGGGGATGAACGACTCTTGGTAGCTGAGTATATGCCCAATGATACTTTGTCCAAGCATCTCTTCCATT GGGAAAAACAGCCACTGCCATGGGAAATGAGAGTTAGAGTTGCTTACTATATTGCTCAGGCCCTTGACCATTGCAATGCAGAAAACTGGAAGATTTATCATGATTTAAATGCCTATAGAGTACTCTTTGATGAG GATGGCGACCCTCGTTTGTCTAGTTTTGGCCTAATGAAAAACAGTCGAGATGGTAAAAGCTACAGTACTAACTTAGCTTATACTCCACCTGAATTTCTACGCACAG GCAGGGTCATCCCAGAGAGTGTCATCTACAGTTATGGAACCGTTCTATTGGACCTTTTAAGTGGGAAACATATTCCTCCAAGCCAT GCGTTGGACTTAATAAGGGGGAAAAGTGTACTGTGTTTAATAGATTCATCATTGGAAGGGCAGTATGAGAATGATGATGCGACTAAATTGGTTGAGCTTGCTTCAAAATGTCTTCAGTCCGAGGCTAGGGACAGACCTGATACTAAGTTTCTTCTCACATCAGTGGCACCACTTCAAAAGCAGAAAGAG GTGGCTTCTCATGTTTTAATGGGCTTACCTAAAAATATGATCTTGCTTCCGACTATGTTATCACCCCTTGGGAAGGCTTGTGCAAGGATGGATCTTACTGCCATTCATGATATTTTGCTTAAAACAGGCTATAAAGATGAAGAGGGAGCCGAAAATGAG CTTTCATTCCAAGAATGGACACAACAAGTGCAAGATATGCTTAACACCAAGAGGTTTGGGGATATTGCATTCAGGGATAAGGATTTCAAGAGTGCAATCGAGTATTATTCAAAG TTAGTAGCTATGATGGCTGCACCTTCAGCTACTGTCTTTGCAAGAAGAGCTTTCTCGTACCTGATGAATGATCAAGCAGAGCTTGCCTTGAGAGACGCCATGCAAGCCCAAGTGTGCATACCAGAGTGGCCAACTGCATTCTACTTGCAGGCCCTGGCACTATCGAAACTTGGAATGGAGACTGATGCTCAGGACATGCTCAACGACGGAGCAAACTTTGAAACAAAGAGGCAGAACAGCTGGCGCAGTTAA